From the Peromyscus leucopus breed LL Stock chromosome 8b, UCI_PerLeu_2.1, whole genome shotgun sequence genome, one window contains:
- the Il12b gene encoding interleukin-12 subunit beta, translated as MYHQKLTISWFAVVLLASPLMAIWELEKDVYVVEVDWSPGAPGERVVLTCDTPEEDDITWTSDQSSEVVGSGKTLTIQVKEFSDAGQYTCHKGGETLSHSLLLLHKREDGIWSTDILKDQKDPKNKTFLKCEAANYSGRFTCWWLTAVSTDLKFNLKSSSSSSESRAVTCGAASLSAEKVTVDQRDYKKYSVACQEDITCPTAEETLPIELVMEAQHKYKYENYSTGFFIRDIIKPDPPKNLQVKPLKNSQVEVSWEYPDSWSTPHSYFSLKFSVEVHGKKGKKNVSLIVDKLSAQVRCSKGAEVRVRAQDHYYNSSWSEWTSVPCS; from the exons TTTATGTTGTAGAGGTGGACTGGTCCCCTGGTGCCCCTGGAGAAAGAGTGGTCCTCACCTGTGACACTCCTGAAGAAGATGATATCACCTGGACCTCAGACCAGAGCAGTGAAGTTGTCGGCTCTGGAAAAACCCTGACCATCCAAGTCAAAGAGTTTTCGGATGCTGGCCAATACACCTGCCACAAAGGGGGCGAGACTCTGAGCCACTCACTTCTGCTGCTTCACAAGAGGGAAGATGGAATTTGGTCCACTGATATCTTGAAGGACCAAAAAG ATCCCAAAAATAAGACCTTCCTGAAATGCGAGGCAGCAAATTACTCTGGACGGTTCACCTGCTGGTGGCTGACGGCAGTCAGCACGGACTTGAAGTTCAACCTCAAGAGTAGCAGCAG TTCCTCTGAGTCCCGAGCAGTGACATGTGGAGCAGCGTCTCTGTCTGCAGAGAAGGTCACAGTGGACCAAAGGGACTATAAGAAGTACTCGGTGGCATGCCAGGAGGACATCACTTGCCCAACTGCCGAGGAGACCTTGCCCATTGAACTGGTGATGGAGGCCCAGCACAAGTATAAATATGAGAACTACAGCACCGGCTTCTTCATCAGGGACATCA TCAAACCAGACCCACCCAAGAACCTGCAGGTGAAGCCTTTGAAGAACTCTCAGGTGGAGGTATCCTGGGAGTACCCTGACTCCTGGAGCACTCCCCATTCCTACTTCTCCCTCAAGTTCTCTGTTGAGGTCCATggcaagaaaggaaag AAAAATGTGTCCCTCATCGTAGACAAGCTCTCTGCCCAAGTCCGATGCTCCAAAGGTGCAGAGGTCCGGGTGCGAGCTCAGGATCACTACTACAATTCATCATGGAGCGAATGGACATCTGTGCCCTGCAGTTAG